A single Sphingopyxis chilensis DNA region contains:
- a CDS encoding class I SAM-dependent methyltransferase codes for MASWWERHGVPRLIKCACSQGQVMKLRSKVVPHARGHVLELGCGGGINMEFYRPGQVESFSGLDPSPELLAMSRAAAAARGIDADIRGGVGEAMPFENGQFDTVVTTFTLCSVADQAAVLAEIRRVLKPGGTALFLEHGAAPDAGVAKWQRRIEPIWKRIGGNCHLTRPISNAYAKAGFSVDRQAASYMPKTPRPFGWVEYGVARVQA; via the coding sequence ATGGCAAGCTGGTGGGAACGTCATGGAGTACCACGCCTGATCAAATGCGCCTGTTCGCAGGGGCAGGTCATGAAGCTTCGAAGCAAGGTCGTGCCGCACGCGCGCGGGCATGTGCTCGAACTGGGCTGCGGCGGCGGGATCAATATGGAATTTTATCGCCCGGGACAGGTCGAGAGTTTTTCCGGGCTCGATCCCTCGCCCGAGCTGCTCGCGATGAGCAGGGCGGCGGCTGCAGCACGGGGTATCGACGCCGACATCCGGGGCGGCGTCGGCGAGGCGATGCCGTTCGAAAACGGGCAGTTCGACACGGTGGTCACCACCTTCACCCTCTGTTCGGTCGCCGATCAGGCGGCGGTGCTTGCCGAGATCCGCCGCGTGCTGAAGCCGGGCGGGACCGCGCTGTTCCTGGAGCATGGCGCCGCACCCGATGCGGGCGTCGCGAAATGGCAGCGGCGGATCGAGCCGATATGGAAGCGCATCGGCGGCAACTGCCACCTGACCCGCCCGATCAGCAACGCCTATGCAAAGGCGGGGTTTTCTGTCGATCGGCAGGCCGCTTCCTATATGCCGAAAACGCCGCGGCCGTTCGGCTGGGTCGAATATGGCGTGGCGCGAGTGCAGGCGTAG
- the trhO gene encoding oxygen-dependent tRNA uridine(34) hydroxylase TrhO — MTFTVAALYRFASFADPAMLRQPLLDICAGHGIKGTLLLACEGVNGTIAGSETGIAAVIDHIRALPDCAALDVKYSTAAEMPFQRMKVRLKKEIVTMKVPGLDPAREAAPYVDPADWNALVDDPDTVLIDTRNAFEVGYGSFAGAIDPGTKSFGDFPDWWRANAGRFAGKRVAMFCTGGIRCEKSTAFLRHEGVEDVVHLKGGILAYLEQVPEADSRWHGNCFVFDERVSVGHGLVEAGEKA, encoded by the coding sequence ATGACCTTCACCGTCGCCGCCCTCTATCGCTTCGCCTCGTTCGCCGATCCCGCCATGCTGCGCCAGCCGCTTCTCGACATCTGCGCCGGGCACGGCATCAAGGGAACGCTGCTCCTCGCTTGCGAAGGGGTCAACGGCACGATCGCCGGCAGCGAAACCGGGATCGCCGCCGTCATCGACCATATCCGCGCGCTCCCCGACTGTGCTGCGCTCGACGTCAAATATTCGACCGCCGCCGAGATGCCGTTCCAGCGGATGAAGGTGCGGCTCAAGAAAGAGATTGTGACGATGAAGGTGCCGGGGCTCGACCCCGCGCGCGAGGCCGCGCCCTATGTCGATCCCGCCGACTGGAATGCCCTCGTCGACGATCCGGACACCGTGCTGATCGACACGCGCAATGCCTTCGAGGTCGGCTATGGCAGCTTCGCCGGCGCGATCGATCCCGGAACGAAAAGCTTCGGCGACTTCCCCGACTGGTGGCGCGCCAATGCCGGCCGTTTCGCGGGCAAGCGCGTCGCGATGTTCTGCACCGGCGGGATTCGCTGCGAAAAATCGACCGCTTTCCTCCGCCATGAAGGGGTCGAAGACGTCGTCCACCTGAAGGGCGGCATCCTCGCCTATCTCGAACAGGTGCCCGAGGCCGACAGCCGCTGGCACGGCAACTGCTTCGTCTTCGACGAGCGGGTGAGCGTGGGGCACGGATTGGTCGAGGCGGGCGAGAAGGCCTAG